TTCCCATTTAATATCTTCTAATGTCCCTCGGCCGGAGTAGAACATCTTCTGCTGCACCCGCGGTGAATAAAAAATGCCGATGCCGACCATTACAATAAGGAACAGGATGATAAGACGCTTTAGAATTGACAATGGGGCAAAGGTTAATGGCAAAGTTAAGCCATTAACCGCTATGGCAGTCCTGGTTACCGCAATAACCGGTATAGCAGCCAGAATTGTCCACCACTTTAAAACCTTCCGATCGCCAAAAACATACCGCGCCGCAAAATAATTACATAGCATGGAGGCTGTCATAACTTCAGCCGCCAAGCCCGTTATAAAAGGCAATACGCCGGTAAAAATGATGCCCGTCTTAAACGCTACCATTACAATCAAGCCGATGGCCATGTAAAGCATAAGCTTGTGGAGCATCTCAAGTGCGTTTTTCCCGACCTGCGCTTTGGAGATTGCCATGCCTACTATTAAGGGACATAACATCATAATGCTACGCTGTATAGCGTTTGGTTCATCGGAAACTGCCGTATAAATCACAACAAAACAGATCCATGGCAGCCATATCCACAGGGGATAACTGAATCCGCCCAGGCCTCTTGCAAGGCTCCACAGAGAAAAGACAAGTGGAATCAGCCATCCGAGAGCTGAGAACTGGTAACCTAGAATACCTTCTCCACCAATATCTGCGAGAAGAGTGGAAATGACAACCACCCATACCAAAAAAGGGATTTTCCCCGTACGCGCAGATGGATCAAACTTTTGTCTAAAAATCATAAAATTGATTAATCCTGATGAACTTCATAAATATATACAATAAATGCTATACTGGCCTGTATCGACCCTTCCACAAGTTGAGGATAAGTCTATCAACAAGTGGCGATGCATAGCCGTGAACAGGTATGTTTCTACAAAATTGTATTGCTTGCCATGCAGATTTATAAAACCTATCCAATCCCCAATCTGAAATTATTTCGAAAGAGCGCTCTCCAATTTGTTTCCTTTCTTCCTCCCGCAATTGCATGAATCTGCCCAATATCTGTGTAAGCTGCTCTTGATTATATGGATCAAAGTGCCAACCGTTATACTCTTCGCGTACCAGCGTGTCCGCGCAACCGCATTCCCGGCTTATAATTATCGGCAGATGACTGGCCATCGCTTCATTAATAACATTCCCCCAGGTCTCTCCATAAATGCTTGGCAGGACAAAACATTCCGCCAGACCATAAAGCTGACATATTGTCTCTTGATCCTGAAACGGCAGAAACAGTATATTCGCATTCGATTTATCAACAATCTTCTTTAATAGCGTTGCCTCGGAGCCATCGCCAACCAGCACCAAGCCCCATTCATCATTAATTGTTTCTCGAACAACGGCACAAAACGCTTCTATCAATGTTCCCCAGTTCTTCTTGGGGATCTGGCGTCCGACTCCCAGGAAAAAATGTTTCGGTAAACTGTATTTCTCTCTGATCTTCGCAGCGTTCTGCCGGGCAATATCTGATCGCACCGTAAAAAAAGAATTATCCACTACATTGACACTAAAAAACATTTTATTTTCCGGAACGCCCCAATACTTGTAATCGGAAATATGAGAAGCGGCGGAAGTAAAGAGTGCATCAACATTAGCATAAATTCTCCGTTTTACCCAATTTACCAAAGCTGATCGTGGGACATCCTTAAGACGGGCGTCATCCATGATAATTACAGGGCGCCTCTTCTGACGGGCCCAGCGTACTGCTGTCGCACCGGAAGGAAAAGCGATGGCGCCGGCGATTACAATATCAGGAGAAACAGCATCCAGCATCTCATAAAGACGAGTGGATGCGACCCTTGGACTAACATCTTCCATCCGTTTTTCAGGGAAAAGACACGTCCAGGGACAGGGAAAAATCACGTGAGCGGATTTGCCAGCAAAAGCATAGGGTGAACCTTTACCAGCGATCTCAATCACATGCAGGGATGAATTGTTTTTCCCAAGAAATTCTGCTAAAGCGGCCAACCGCGGTGGCCAATATATACGGAAATCTGTATGACAAATTGCTATCTTCATTAATTGGATGATCCGAAACTAAAAGCTTTACGAATTATAGAGCTTGGGAGAAAACTCAATATGAGATAAATGATTAATATCAGCCTTACGTCATAATGCAATGCCTTGACAATCTCATGGCGAGCCTCTGATCTCATATCAAGACGCAAATAACATGACGCTCTCATTTTGTGCCAGAGAGCACAATAACGACACAAAAATGGTCTTGCATCCTTATCGACAATATTCTGGAGTTCAGCCAGTCCATTTCCTACAATATTATCATGCGCAGGAACTCGCGTAGGCCTTCCTTCAGAGAATTCCGATGGTGATTGATAAAATACGGAAAGACAATCCATCGAATAGGCAACTGGATAACGAGATGCAATGCGCGCCCAGGTAAGAAGATCTTCTCCTGATTTCACACCGACAGGAAAACCACCAATCTTCGCTAAGACTGACTTTCTCACACAAGTTGCACTTGACCAAACCGGGGGATTTGAATTCAAAGCTATATTGAAATAGTTCCCAATAATTCCCTCAAAATCATCAGGTAGGCCGCGAACAATAGCTGACCTTCTTCTTGATGACGAATCAAAGTAATAACGTGTTGCGTAAAGATCGCATTCGGGAAAGCGATCAACCATACGTCTTATTCTTTTCAGAAACTCAGGTAACCATTCGTCATCCGCATCCAGAAAGGCGATAAATTCATGCTTCGCTTCTA
The sequence above is a segment of the Deltaproteobacteria bacterium HGW-Deltaproteobacteria-2 genome. Coding sequences within it:
- a CDS encoding glycosyl transferase, yielding MSEEVISFSVVIPLYNKESTVERSIRSVLRQSVQDFEIIVVNDGSTDNGTLIVESIKDSRIRLIHQANQGVSAARNRGIIEAKHEFIAFLDADDEWLPEFLKRIRRMVDRFPECDLYATRYYFDSSSRRRSAIVRGLPDDFEGIIGNYFNIALNSNPPVWSSATCVRKSVLAKIGGFPVGVKSGEDLLTWARIASRYPVAYSMDCLSVFYQSPSEFSEGRPTRVPAHDNIVGNGLAELQNIVDKDARPFLCRYCALWHKMRASCYLRLDMRSEARHEIVKALHYDVRLILIIYLILSFLPSSIIRKAFSFGSSN